The following coding sequences are from one Canis lupus baileyi chromosome 23, mCanLup2.hap1, whole genome shotgun sequence window:
- the LOC140615275 gene encoding olfactory receptor 52A5-like, producing MPITNGTMFMPSVLIFIGIPGLESIQCWIGIPFCAMYVIALVGNSLLLIIIISEPSLHEPMYIFLAMLGATDIALSTIFVPKMLGTFWFHLPEIFFDVCLFQMWLIHTFQGIESGVLLAMALDRYVAICYPLRHATIFTRQLVTHIGVAVTLRPAILVIPCLLLIKCRLTLYRTKLISHTYCEHMAVVKLAAEDVYINKFYGLLGAFIVGGLDFMLIALSYVQIFITVFRLPQKEARLKAFNTCIPHLCVFFQFYLLAFFSFFTHRSGSYIPSYIHITLSNLYLLVPPFFNPLVYGVKTKHIREKVVKMFHCKDQV from the coding sequence ATGCCTATTACAAATGGCACCATGTTCATGCCCTCTGTGCTGATCTTCATTGGGATCCCTGGTCTAGAAAGTATACAGTGTTGGATTGGGATTCCATTCTGTGCTATGTACGTCATTGCTTTGGTGGGAAATTCTCTGCTATTGATCATCATCATATCTGAACCCAGTCTCCATGAGCCTATGTATATCTTTCTGGCCATGTTGGGAGCCACAGACATTGCACTTAGCACCATCTTTGTCCCCAAGATGCTTGGAACTTTTTGGTTCCACTTGCCAGAGATCTTTTTTGATGTTTGCCTCTTTCAGATGTGGCTCATCCACACATTTCAGGGTATTGAATCAGGAGTCCTGCTGGCTATGGCTCTGGACCGCTATGTAGCAATCTGTTACCCTCTGAGGCATGCTACCATATTCACTCGACAACTAGTCACTCACATTGGAGTTGCAGTGACACTGCGGCCTGCCATTCTGGTCATCCCATGTCTGTTGCTCATAAAGTGTCGTCTGACACTTTATCGAACCAAGTTAATATCCCACACTTACTGTGAACACATGGCCGTCGTGAAGCTTGCTGCTGAAGACGTTTACATTAATAAATTCTATGGTCTCCTTGGGGCTTTTATTGTTGGTGGCCTGGACTTCATGTTGATCGCCCTCTCCTATGTACAAATATTTATCACTGTCTTCCGCCTGCCTCAGAAAGAGGCACGTCTTAAAGCATTTAATACATGTATTCCCCACCTATGTGTCTTCTTCCAATTCTAtctccttgcttttttttcctttttcactcaCAGATCTGGATCTTATATTCCATCATACATACATATCACCCTGTCCAACCTTTACCTACTGGTTCCACCTTTCTTCAATCCTCTTGTCTATGGGGTGAAGACCAAACACATCCGAGAGAAAGTAGTAAAAATGTTCCATTGCAAAGACCAGGTTTGA
- the LOC140615276 gene encoding olfactory receptor 51V1-like, translated as MSVQSVSKVNNFTFLLTGFPGLEQEYPWLSIPFSCIYAMVLSGNCLVLHVIRTEPSLHQPMFYFLAMLALTDLCMGLSTVHTVLGILWGLSQEIGLDACIAQTFFVHGLSCMESGVLLAMAFDRVTAICNPLRYTSILTNTRIINMGMAIVGRSFLFITAPIVRLKFFHYCRPHILSHSFCLHQDLLRLACSDIRFNSFYALALVICTLLLDSVLILISYVLILHSVLTIASREERFKSLQTCVSHICAVLVFYIPIIGLTMVHRFGKHLSPVVHVLMGNIYILFPPLMNPIIYSVKTQQIRSRFQRWFTKQN; from the coding sequence ATGTCTGTTCAATCTGTTTCCAAAGTCAATAACTTCACCTTTCTACTTACGGGATTCCCTGGACTGGAGCAAGAATATCCCTGGCTGTCCATCCCTTTCTCCTGTATCTATGCTATGGTACTGTCTGGGAACTGCCTGGTGCTGCATGTGATCCGGACTGAACCGAGCCTGCACCAGCCCATGTTCTACTTCCTGGCCATGCTGGCCCTCACTGACCTGTGCATGGGGCTGTCCACAGTGCACACGGTGCTGGGCATCCTGTGGGGGCTCAGCCAGGAGATAGGTCTGGATGCCTGCATTGCTCAAACCTTCTTTGTTCATGGTCTGTCATGCATGGAGTCTGGAGTCCTTCTTGCCATGGCCTTTGATCGCGTTACTGCCATCTGCAATCCTCTGAGGTATACATCCATCCTCACCAATACCAGAATCATCAACATGGGCATGGCCATCGTAGGGAGGAGTTTCCTGTTCATCACTGCTCCCATTGTCCGCCTAAAGTTCTTCCATTACTGCCGTCCTCATATCCTCTCCCACTCTTTCTGCCTGCACCAGGACCTACTTCGGCTGGCCTGCTCTGACATTCGCTTCAACAGCTTCTATGCCTTAGCCCTGGTGATCTGCACACTGTTGTTGGATTCAGTGCTCATTCTCATCTCCTACGTCTTGATCCTGCACTCAGTTTTGACTATTGCATCCCGGGAGGAGCGCTTCAAGTCCTTGCAGACCTGTGTCTCCCACATCTGTGCAGTGCTAGTTTTCTATATCCCAATCATTGGTCTGACCATGGTGCACCGCTTTGGAAAGCATCTGTCTCCTGTGGTCCATGTTCTCATGGGCAACATCTATATCCTTTTCCCACCCTTGATGAACCCCATCATCTACAGTGTCAAAACCCAACAAATACGCAGCAGGTTCCAGAGATGGTTCACCAAACAAAACTGA
- the LOC140615503 gene encoding olfactory receptor 52A1: protein MSISNITIFMPSMLTLIGIPGLESVQCWIGIPFCAMYLIAMIGNSLLLFIIKSERRLHEPMYIFVGLLGVTDIALATTIMPKMLGIFWFHVPQIYFDSCLLQMGLIHMFQGIESGILLAMALDRYVAICYPLRHSGIFTHQLVAQIGAIITLRAAILVAPGLVLIKCKFQFYHTTTISHSYCEHMAIVKLAAENVRVNKIYGLFVAFAVAGFDLTFITLSYIQIFFTVFRLPQKEARLKAFNTCIAHICVFLQFYLLAFFSFFTHRFGAHVPPYIHILFSSLYLLVPPFLNPLVYGAKTKQIRIHVVKMFCS, encoded by the coding sequence ATGTCCATCTCCAACATTACAATCTTCATGCCTTCTATGTTGACACTAATAGGGATCCCAGGCCTAGAGTCTGTGCAGTGCTGGATTGGGATTCCATTCTGTGCCATGTATCTCATTGCTATGATTGGAAATTCCTTGCTTCTGTTCATCATTAAATCTGAGCGCAGACTTCACGAGCCCATGTATATTTTTGTAGGCTTGCTAGGAGTCACAGATATTGCACTTGCTACCACCATTATGCCCAAGATGCTTGGCATATTCTGGTTTCATGTGCCACAGATTTACTTTGATTCCTGTTTGCTTCAAATGGGGCTCATCCATATGTTTCAGGGGATAGAGTCAGGCATCCTCCTGGCCATGGCCCTGGACCGTTATGTGGCCATCTGTTATCCACTCAGACACAGTGGCATCTTCACCCATCAGCTGGTGGCCCAAATAGGGGCTATTATAACACTCAGGGCTGCCATTCTAGTGGCCCCAGGCCTAGTACTGATAAAGTGCAAGTTTCAATTTTATCATACAACCACCATCTCCCACTCCTACTGTGAGCATATGGCCATTGTGAAACTAGCTGCAGAAAATGTGCGGGTCAACAAAATCTATGGCTTGTTTGTGGCATTCGCTGTTGCAGGGTTCGACCTCACCTTCATCACTTTGTCCTACATACAGATCTTCTTCACGGTTTTTCGTTTGCCCCAGAAGGAGGCCCGCTTGAAAGCATTCAATACCTGCATCGCCCACATCTGTGTCTTCCTCCAGTTCTACCTCCtcgccttcttctccttcttcacaCATAGGTTTGGTGCTCATGTCCCTCCTTATATCCACATCCTCTTTTCTAGCCTCTACTTGCTGGTCCCCCCATTTCTTAATCCACTTGTCTATGGTGCCAAGACCAAGCAGATCCGCATTCACGTGGTAAAGATGTTCTGTTCCTAA